A window of the Pristiophorus japonicus isolate sPriJap1 chromosome 13, sPriJap1.hap1, whole genome shotgun sequence genome harbors these coding sequences:
- the LOC139278179 gene encoding chymotrypsin-like protease CTRL-1, whose amino-acid sequence MALFWIVCLAISAATTIADIPSVNPIEIDVSRIVNGQYAKPGSWPWQVSLQDSYGRHFCGGSLINQNWVVTAAHCNFNPGYHRVVLGEFDMYSSTEPVQIKSVSRAITHPYWNPRNMNYDCTLLRLSSPAYMNNYISPISLAASNAYIPGGTTCITTGWGRTVPGGPTATKLMQTYIPIIDPQTCQQYWGNQISDIMICAGASGSSSCQGDSGGPLVCYGNTGWELVGIVSWGMSNCNVYSPAVYARVSKLRSFIDQYINY is encoded by the exons ATGGCCCTCTTCTGGATTGTCTGTCTCGCTATCAGCGCAGCAACCACCA TTGCTGATATTCCATCGGTCAATCCCATTGAAATTGATGTGTCCAGAATAGTTAATGGTCAGTATGCTAAACCAGGATCCTGGCCATGGCAGGTTTCCCTGCAG GACTCCTACGGACGCCATTTCTGCGGAGGCTCTCTAATAAATCAGAACTGGGTTGTCACTGCTGCCCACTGCAATTTTAA CCCTGGGTATCATCGTGTTGTGCTTGGCGAGTTTGACATGTATTCCTCAACAGAACCAGTTCAAATCAAAAGTGTTTCCCGG GCCATAACCCATCCTTACTGGAACCCCAGAAACATGAACTATGACTGTACTCTTCTCAGACTCTCGTCTCCGGCCTATATGAATAACTACATCTCTCCAATCAGTCTTGCTGCTTCTAATGCATACATTCCGGGAGGCACAACCTGTATCACTACCGGATGGGGAAGGACTGTACCTGGAGGCC CCACTGCAACCAAGCTAATGCAAACCTATATTCCCATTATTGATCCACAAACCTGCCAGCAGTACTGGGGGAATCAAATCAGCGATATAATGATTTGTGCCGGTGCTTCTGGATCCTCGTCCTGCCAG GGTGACTCTGGTGGTCCTCTTGTTTGTTATGGCAATACCGGCTGGGAGCTGGTTGGCATTGTTTCCTGGGGAATGTCAAATTGTAATGTATACAGTCCTGCGGTTTACGCCCGAGTTTCCAAATTGCGCTCATTTATTGATCAATACATTAATTACTAA